The following are encoded together in the Strongyloides ratti genome assembly S_ratti_ED321, chromosome : 2 genome:
- a CDS encoding UDP-glucuronosyl/UDP-glucosyltransferase family-containing protein — protein MYIFNYLLLFSLSFYTWSYKILLYNPKFSHSHVNFVSQISDILVEAGHDVTVIVTEMDINVKHPGTKNGKIYKASSHPTTVELMTNNVLLTDMWNRTNDFNRQVEMMNQFMKACNLQARHTFYDKDLETFVKSQNFDIAFSELLHSHMFGLFKAWGIKTHVSGCATALFDAMYAPFGLPFPSSYVPNLMNPYTDKMTYKERFNNLIANLINKLFIFFKGRNMVLQDLFDEKYGEGKYEIRELVGDSSFVFINTNPLFNLPGAKTPKMIEVGGIGISESMPLDNFWNKTLSLRQKNVLISFGSIAKSSLMPEHFKKSIIKTIKTLSNITFIWKYETPDDGISDGVDNLILSKWIPQNDLLNDSRMSLFITHGGLNSLTELAYQGVPALAIPMFSDQFANSKLLEKAGIGESMPRDDLKDSDKLISTIISIINNNVYRNNSMKLSKMMKNYPFKARKELTKYIEFAAEFGKLPIPVPVWAYADNNVECIKLKVSATLTLAYFQKGEQTKSYASVPLLSNSAVDKDNSSCQILRKVNSFNIMSQVLSLKYPSKYPGWGITFYFTNDTKLFKITDNYFGLYQIQINANFSSMPNTFINPQLKTHVYTSRLNLDDNDNLINSIYAHKDHSYSCPSSQVFELIGPQEDILEASIKLKNFRVQAFTSIDVSNDDGNLKYSYNYEIKKILSTTTSIFQTKEICPIDQTEVDLVPIVAGSILVGLILINLIFYLVYRCRLTNEALMIVNDNSHFTDKIYDKKIGDFNSLDNFFISNTE, from the exons atgtatatttttaattacttactattattttctttatctttttatactTGGTCATacaaaattcttttatacaATCCAAAATTTAGTCATTCACATGTAAATTTTGTATCACAAATTTCAGATATTCTTGTTGAAGCCGGACATGATGTCACGGTAATAGTAACTGAAATGGATATTAATGTTAAACATCCTGGAAcaaaaaatggaaaaatttACAAAGCTTCATCACATCCAACAACAGTTGAATTAATGACAAACAATGTTCTACTTACTGATATGTGGAATAGAACAAATGATTTCAATAGGCAAGTAGAAATGATGAATCAATTTATGAAAGCATGTAATCTTCAAGCAAGGCACACTTTTTATGATAAAGATTTAGAAACATTTGTAAAAAGtcaaaattttgatattgcCTTCAGCGAACTTCTTCATTCTCATATGTTTGGACTTTTTAAAGCTTGGGGAATTAAAACTCATGTATCAGGATGTGCTACAGCTTTATTTGATGCAATGTATGCACCATTTGGTCTTCCATTTCCTTCTTCTTATGTACCTAATTTAATGAATCCATACACAGACAAAATGACATATAAAGAAAGATTCAATAATTTAATAgcaaatttaataaacaaactttttatattttttaaaggaAGAAATATGGTTCTTCAAGATTTGTTTGATGAAAAATATGGAGAAGGAAAATATGAGATTCGGGAATTAGTTGGAGATTCATcttttgtatttattaatacgaatcctttatttaatttaccCGGAGCAAAAACACCTAAGATGATTGAAGTTGGAGGAATTGGAATTTCTGAGTCAATGCCATTAGATAACTTTTGGAATAAAACTCTTAGTCTTCGTCAAAAAAATGTACTTATATCTTTTGGTTCTATTGCTAAAAGTTCTCTCATGCCagaacattttaaaaaatctattattaaaacaataaaaactctttcaaatataacttttatttggAAATATGAAACTCCAGATGATGGGATTAGTGATGGAGTTGACAACTTAATATTAAGCAAATGGATTCCACAAAATGATCTTTTAAATGACTCAAGAATgtcattatttattactcATGGTGGTTTGAATTCATTAACTGAATTAGCCTATCAAGGTGTTCCTGCCTTAGCAATACCAATGTTTTCAGATCAATTTGCCAACTCCAAGTTATTAGAAAAAGCTGGAATTGGTGAGAGTATGCCAAGAGATGATCTCAAAGATTCAGATAAACTTATTTCAACAATAataagtataataaataataatgtttatagaaataattcAATGAAACTTTCtaaaatgatgaaaaattatcCATTTAAAGCTAGAAAAGAACTAACAAAATACATTGAATTTGCTGCAGAATTTGGAAAACTACCAAT TCCGGTTCCTGTCTGGGCTTATGCTGATAATAATGTTGAATGTATAAAGTTAAAAGTTTCTGCCACACTTACTCTTGCATATTTTCAAAAAGGTGAACAAACAAAAAGTTATGCTTCTGTTcctttattatcaaattcaGCTGTTGATAAAGATAACTCATCATGtcaaattttaagaaaagttaattcatttaatataatgagtcaagttttatcattaaaatatcca AGTAAATATCCTGGTTGGggaataactttttattttacaaatgatactaaattattcaaaattactgataattattttggaCTTTATCAAATTCAAATAAATGCTAATTTTAGTAGTATGccaaatacatttattaatcCACAATTGAAAACACATGTATATACATCACGGCTAAATCTTgatgataatgataatttaataaattctaTTTATGCACATAAAGATCATTCATATTCTTGTCCTAGTAGTCAAGTATTTGAATTAATAGGTCCACAAGAAGACATTTTAGAAGCtagtattaaattaaaaaattttcgaGTTCAGGCATTTACATCTATTGATGTGTCAAATGATGatggtaatttaaaatattcttacaattatgaaataaaaaaaatattatcaactACTACTTCAATTTTTCAAACAAAAGAAATATGTCCAATTGATCAGACGGAGGTGGATTTAGTACCAATTGTAGCAGGAAGTATTCTTGTCggattaattttaataaatcttattttttacCTAGTTTATCGTTGCCGATTAACTAATGAAGCCCTTATGATAGTAAATGATAATTCTCATTTTAcagataaaatttatgataagaAGATTGGCGATTTTAATAGccttgataatttttttatttctaatacagaataa